The sequence CAAAACGCGCGCCCACCACGCAGTGGTCTTCACAACCCAGCTCGCACAAGCGCGCGCAGTGAGAGTCGGGCGCCACAAGGCGGACGTTCGCGTATACGCCTGCGTTTGCGCATAGATGCAGCCCCAGCAGATAACGTTGCAGGCGCGACGACAAAGGtgcgaagagaaagaggacgCTGAGGCAGACACGGTACATCGCGGCTCTGATGGTGCCTCCATCAGCCCCTCCCCACATCACAACCACAGACGTGCCTCTATGCCGTTCTGGCAAATGAGTTTCTAAGGGGCTCTCTACAGATGTAAAACGTCCAGTGAGCGAGACGCGAGCGACACACCCGCTCATGCACGCGCGGGTGACTGTCGGCTCACCACTCTAactcgctccctctttctctcctctccacttcgctctctctttccgctcGATGCTCTcgttggtggcggtgctacAGCCACCGTCTTGCGCCTGCTTGGTGATCTCCGTCGCCCAcgggaggcacacacgcgagagTCCACCGCCAGAGGATATACATGTCGCTCAGCCGGCTTCCCCTGGCACCCCGTGGCCTGCGCCGCGGTTCTGCCCCAGCGCTGTGCATCTCCAGCAGTATTGGACGCACAGTGGTCTTACGTTACCGCTATTCTATCGACCGCCTGTGCAAAACAACTGTAGCTCAGTCGAGGGCCACCAGTACCTTGGCAGCCCCGCCAGTCGTCcgtggtgctgcatcgcacTCGACACCCTCGGCATGCCCCTTAGCGCTTTTTCGCTTCCGACTGGAGcagctgccaccgcagcttCGACGCGAGTTTGATGTCGATGCGAATCAACGCGCTCTGCGACATCTGCGGCATCGCACACGCGCGGACACGGACACCGACGGGTCTTCCGCAGTCCCGCTCGACCTGTCTGTGACGCCATCTACTGTTTATCCAGTTGTCTGGCGCTGCACGCAGTGCCAGTCGCAGTGGTCCGCCCGACCCTCAGACCGCGCAAACCCCCAACTCGCAGATGTGCACCGCTGCCCGCAGTGCTACGGCGGCGAGCATTTGCCTTCCGATGCACCCGACGCCCCGGCCCCACCACATGCTGGTGTGCAACCAGGACCGTCCTCTCAGCGGCCCACCGCTCCCACCGGTGTCGGCCTCTTGTGTGATGTCTATCCTCTGCTCGCTGCACAGTGGGACCCGCTGCGCAATCAGCTCCCACAAAGTCAAGTGCTACAGTGTGTGACGGCGGTGCACACGTCCTCCGCCTCCAAGGCGTGGTGGCGTTGcccgctctgctgctctccatgGCTCGAATCCGTATCGAGTCGTGTTGCACAGTACGCCCTCGCCTTGCAGCGTCATTCTGCGCATTCGAAGCCAGGCCTACCAGGCACTACTGCCACCCCCGGTGATGGCCCTCACGGGGCCACTCGCGAGCTGGTGCCTCTCTGCCCGTCGTGCGAGCGTCGCGGCGCGGGTGCCCTTAGTGCCATTACATCCGCCAGCCCGCGACGCTTCCTTGCTGACGACACCTTGCTCCTTGGTGAAGTGCTTCTGCGTCCACATCAAGATCCACGGCAAATCTCGCTGACAAGTGAGATGACGCTccagtggcggtgccacaGCTGCCAGTTCGAGTACGCTGCAACGGTTGCGAACCGCTTCCTTCGCCATGAGCGGTGCCCGCAGTGCTCCGGGAGGTCTAAATCGTTGCTCAACTTACTGGTAGTGCAGCGGCCTGACgtggtgagggaggtgaGCAAGCACATCTCACGTACGCGGCTGCGCTACGTCACTGTCCACGACGACATCGAGCTCTCATTTGTGTGCCGCACTTGCTATGCACCGTACCGCATGACAGCGCGCGCCCGCTGCACCGTGCCCCGCGGGGTACCGGCGTGCTCTAAGTGCTTCCTGACGAGCTCACAAGTACTCACCGaagcccagcagcagcaccagcacggGGGTGTAAAGGCGTTCTCGGCCCGCGCACGGCGACGGATGCGGCAGAGAGCACTGCAACTCAGCCGCAGTAACCGCCATAAGGAGCGGCTCGCTGCAACGGCGAATGAGCTCAGCCACCGTGACAACGCCTTGAAGGACTGAACGTACCCACGTACGCAcatcggtgtgtgtgtgtgtgtattcgCATGGCATGTAGTGGTGGTGTTAACACGGAGTCGCTTCAACAATGACTTTTACAAGCTCGCCTGTCGCTGATGAACgtgagtggaggaggggagcaCGGCGATGCGTACAGCGCACCTCCATACACTCCAAGCGCACAAGGcgacgcctctctctctctctgcctctctcggGATCTCATCCCATGACAGCGGGTGACTGGGGAAGTACAAGCGAGAAGGGTCACCCAcccgccctccgcctcctctggaGTCCGCGGCATCTCCAGCGCTTTCGTAcgcgcaccccccctcttctctccacctcctcctgtcTCGCTCTCACACCTTCGATGCCCCCAgtagggaggggaggggtcaCGTCCACCAGTACTGCCCTCAGTTtatttcgcttctctttcccacgccacccacccgcacctGCCATCACTATGAATGTGGATGTGGCCTACGCCGAGCTGGTGCCGCGCTACGTCGATCTTGCGCTGTTCCTCTGCGGTGAGGCACTGCGGCGCATCAAGGATGAGCTCCGCCAGCACGCGacggccgcagcgccgctctaCGCGTGGCACCTTCGCAAGGTGTGCTTCCTGCACGTGCTGCCCAACGATGGAGACGCCGGTGTGGATGACGCCGCGACAGacaacagcaccgccgcagcag comes from Leishmania panamensis strain MHOM/PA/94/PSC-1 chromosome 6 sequence and encodes:
- a CDS encoding hypothetical protein (TriTrypDB/GeneDB-style sysID: LpmP.06.1130); the encoded protein is MSLSRLPLAPRGLRRGSAPALCISSSIGRTVVLRYRYSIDRLCKTTVAQSRATSTLAAPPVVRGAASHSTPSACPLALFRFRLEQLPPQLRREFDVDANQRALRHLRHRTRADTDTDGSSAVPLDLSVTPSTVYPVVWRCTQCQSQWSARPSDRANPQLADVHRCPQCYGGEHLPSDAPDAPAPPHAGVQPGPSSQRPTAPTGVGLLCDVYPLLAAQWDPLRNQLPQSQVLQCVTAVHTSSASKAWWRCPLCCSPWLESVSSRVAQYALALQRHSAHSKPGLPGTTATPGDGPHGATRELVPLCPSCERRGAGALSAITSASPRRFLADDTLLLGEVLLRPHQDPRQISLTSEMTLQWRCHSCQFEYAATVANRFLRHERCPQCSGRSKSLLNLLVVQRPDVVREVSKHISRTRLRYVTVHDDIELSFVCRTCYAPYRMTARARCTVPRGVPACSKCFLTSSQVLTEAQQQHQHGGVKAFSARARRRMRQRALQLSRSNRHKERLAATANELSHRDNALKD